Proteins from a single region of Amycolatopsis sp. CA-230715:
- a CDS encoding ATP-binding protein, with product MDPIRNPFAPGAGQRPPELAGRERELKAFEVVLERVARGRPERSLVLTGLRGVGKTVLLGELRAMAMRHKWGAGKIEARPEAELRRPLSAALHRAIRDLAVRHRAPDRVEDVLAVLKAFALKANKPDAKLRDRWQPGIDVPAAQGRADSGDIEIDLVELFTDVAELAADVGTGVALLIDEIQDLGPDDVSALCAACHELSQSGAPLVVVGAGLPHVPAVLSASKSYSERLFRYARIDRLDRDDADTAVLAPIEREEAGIEPEALDALFDASGGYPYFIQAYAKAAWDAAPADPITVKDVQVAAPEAESELAVGFFGSRYERATPAEREYLLAMAELTQGKDEAAGTSDVAVYLGRKPSSLSPARDSLMKKGLVYSAERGHIAFTVPHFGHYLLGRADD from the coding sequence GTGGACCCCATCCGCAACCCCTTCGCACCGGGCGCCGGGCAGCGCCCGCCCGAGCTGGCGGGGCGGGAACGCGAGCTGAAGGCGTTCGAGGTCGTGCTCGAACGCGTCGCGCGGGGCCGTCCCGAACGCAGCCTCGTCCTCACCGGACTGCGCGGTGTGGGGAAGACCGTGCTGCTCGGCGAGCTGCGCGCGATGGCGATGCGGCACAAATGGGGCGCGGGCAAGATCGAAGCGCGCCCGGAGGCCGAGCTGCGGCGCCCGCTGTCGGCCGCGTTGCACCGGGCGATCCGGGATCTCGCGGTCCGCCACCGCGCGCCGGACCGGGTCGAAGACGTCCTGGCCGTGCTCAAGGCGTTCGCGTTGAAGGCGAACAAACCGGACGCGAAGCTCCGCGACCGCTGGCAGCCGGGTATCGACGTGCCCGCCGCGCAGGGGCGCGCGGATTCCGGGGACATCGAGATCGACCTCGTGGAGCTGTTCACCGACGTCGCCGAGCTCGCCGCCGACGTCGGCACCGGGGTCGCGCTGCTGATCGACGAAATCCAGGACCTCGGACCGGACGACGTCTCCGCGCTGTGCGCCGCGTGCCACGAGCTTTCCCAGTCCGGCGCGCCGCTCGTGGTCGTCGGCGCGGGCCTGCCGCACGTGCCCGCGGTGCTGTCCGCGTCGAAGTCGTACTCGGAGCGGCTTTTCCGCTACGCGCGCATCGACCGGCTCGACCGCGACGACGCCGACACCGCGGTGCTGGCGCCGATAGAACGAGAGGAAGCGGGTATCGAACCGGAGGCGCTCGACGCCCTGTTCGACGCTTCGGGCGGGTACCCGTACTTCATCCAGGCCTATGCGAAGGCCGCCTGGGACGCGGCGCCCGCCGACCCGATCACGGTCAAGGACGTCCAGGTCGCGGCGCCGGAAGCGGAGTCGGAACTCGCCGTGGGGTTCTTCGGCTCGCGGTACGAACGCGCGACACCGGCCGAACGGGAATACCTGCTCGCGATGGCGGAGCTGACACAGGGCAAGGACGAGGCCGCGGGCACCTCGGACGTCGCGGTCTACCTCGGCCGGAAGCCGTCGTCGCTCTCGCCCGCGCGGGACAGCCTGATGAAGAAGGGGCTGGTGTACTCCGCCGAACGCGGGCACATCGCGTTCACGGTGCCGCATTTCGGGCACTACCTGCTCGGTCGCGCCGACGACTGA
- a CDS encoding ester cyclase, with translation MHELYRRWLDELWNGDPSAANDLVTADFAGHWPDREVRGPGELAELIHGTHEMFDDLAFELTVGPIADGELVAGRWVGRGTTKDGEPATFLGNDILRVRDGRFAEYWVASLPV, from the coding sequence ATGCACGAGCTTTACCGGCGCTGGCTGGACGAACTGTGGAACGGCGACCCTTCGGCCGCGAACGACCTGGTGACGGCGGATTTCGCCGGGCACTGGCCCGACCGCGAAGTGCGCGGGCCCGGCGAGCTGGCGGAGCTGATCCACGGCACGCACGAGATGTTCGACGACCTCGCGTTCGAACTCACCGTCGGCCCGATCGCGGACGGTGAGCTGGTCGCGGGCCGCTGGGTCGGGCGGGGCACGACGAAGGACGGCGAACCGGCCACGTTCCTCGGCAACGACATCCTGCGGGTGCGGGACGGCCGCTTCGCCGAGTACTGGGTCGCGTCGCTGCCCGTCTAG
- a CDS encoding alpha/beta hydrolase gives MTKLHRALLVPAVAGTVLAGLAPVATADPPPLNSTGIPDRYANQALNWHVCAGDELPSPPPAGAEGMECATYLTPRDWSRVDDRIDLTIAVSRLKATGAEATASVLTNPGGPGAPGRLFPARLRNQAKLRASQEVIGIDPRGTGKSTNLTCGGAVGTGSSLDPRNRDRANLDLILDATKYAAESCQLKSGELGPLVTTDQTVHDLDLLRVLLKRDKVNWVGYSAGTWLGAHYAQAFPDRTGRFVLDSNTEFTTTWEKSFASQPLGFERRWRQDFLPWLAKYDSRYHFGATGEAARQTYEEVRYALSKNPAAVGDTTISANQLDSYIASQLYAKGNFPALADYLTNVRTLTKGGATADQKAAATQKVKGAKSAPEITGPQPLRVPGDYADAYDASFWTIPCSEGAWAGSRESAIEESQEFIDRQLPLLGAGWLIQPCLFWKHQPAPLPVLDGKGVPPVLMVQSAHDPATPIEGAERAHRAFAGSRMITVTKEGDHGIYAGGNAAVDKVVEDYLVDGKVPEDQSIPGLPLPVPPEPKN, from the coding sequence ATGACGAAGCTGCACCGCGCACTGCTGGTACCGGCGGTGGCGGGCACCGTGCTGGCGGGACTGGCGCCGGTGGCGACGGCGGACCCGCCGCCGCTGAATTCCACCGGAATTCCCGACCGGTACGCGAACCAGGCCTTGAACTGGCATGTGTGCGCCGGTGACGAACTGCCGTCGCCACCGCCCGCCGGTGCCGAGGGCATGGAGTGCGCGACGTACCTGACCCCGCGCGACTGGTCCAGGGTGGACGACCGGATCGACCTGACGATCGCGGTTTCGCGGCTGAAGGCGACCGGCGCCGAGGCGACCGCGAGCGTGCTGACCAACCCCGGCGGACCTGGCGCACCGGGACGCCTGTTCCCCGCCCGGCTGCGCAACCAGGCGAAGCTGCGCGCGAGCCAGGAGGTCATCGGCATCGACCCGCGCGGCACCGGGAAGAGCACCAACCTCACCTGCGGCGGCGCGGTCGGCACCGGGTCCTCTTTGGACCCCAGGAACCGGGACCGGGCGAACCTCGACCTGATCCTCGACGCGACGAAGTACGCCGCCGAGTCGTGCCAGCTGAAATCCGGCGAGCTCGGTCCCTTGGTGACCACCGACCAGACCGTGCACGATCTCGACCTGCTGCGCGTGCTTCTCAAGCGCGACAAGGTGAACTGGGTCGGTTACTCGGCGGGCACCTGGCTCGGCGCGCACTACGCGCAGGCGTTCCCCGATCGCACCGGCCGGTTCGTGCTCGACTCGAACACCGAGTTCACCACCACCTGGGAGAAGTCGTTCGCGTCGCAGCCGCTCGGTTTCGAGCGGCGCTGGCGTCAGGATTTCCTTCCGTGGCTGGCGAAGTACGACAGCCGGTACCACTTCGGCGCCACCGGCGAAGCCGCCCGCCAGACCTACGAAGAGGTCCGCTACGCGCTGTCCAAGAACCCGGCCGCCGTTGGCGACACCACGATTTCGGCGAACCAGCTGGATTCCTACATCGCGTCGCAGCTCTACGCGAAGGGGAACTTCCCCGCGCTGGCGGACTACCTGACGAATGTGCGGACCCTGACCAAGGGCGGGGCCACCGCGGACCAGAAGGCCGCGGCGACGCAGAAGGTCAAGGGTGCGAAGTCGGCGCCCGAGATCACCGGTCCGCAGCCGTTGCGGGTGCCCGGTGACTACGCGGACGCCTACGACGCGAGCTTCTGGACGATCCCGTGCAGCGAAGGCGCGTGGGCGGGCAGCCGCGAAAGCGCGATCGAGGAGTCGCAGGAGTTCATCGACCGCCAGCTCCCGCTGCTCGGCGCGGGCTGGCTGATCCAGCCGTGCCTGTTCTGGAAGCACCAGCCCGCGCCACTGCCGGTGCTCGACGGCAAGGGCGTGCCGCCGGTGCTGATGGTGCAGTCCGCCCACGATCCGGCCACCCCGATCGAGGGCGCCGAACGCGCGCACCGGGCGTTCGCCGGATCGCGCATGATCACCGTGACCAAGGAAGGCGACCACGGCATCTACGCCGGCGGGAACGCGGCTGTGGACAAAGTCGTGGAGGACTACCTCGTGGACGGCAAGGTGCCGGAGGACCAGAGCATCCCCGGCCTCCCGCTGCCGGTGCCGCCCGAGCCGAAGAACTAG
- a CDS encoding glycerophosphodiester phosphodiesterase translates to MKAVARGLTALGIAACVAGSSVAVAQAHPRRQFDIQAHRGGIGLTVESTLASFGKAMELGVTTLELDLQITRDGREVITHDRKLNPAKCRDTAPVTPGDPQFPYAGKYVKDLTFAQARTLDCGSLRQPDFPGQELSPGAKMPTLAELFSLARAHRAWGIRFNIETKVEAAAPQETAPREQFVRRAAAEIAKSGFARNVTIQSFDWGSLMLMRKVAPYLPTVALTEPSFLQVGQPDKSPWLGGLDIDDFGGSPVRAAKSFGASAVSPVHGNPQGGHAGDPDYVPFTTKALVTEAHRAGMKVIPWTVDDPATMNKLIDDGVDGLITDYPDRLRAVAASRGFALPRAYPDCR, encoded by the coding sequence ATGAAGGCAGTTGCTCGAGGACTGACGGCACTGGGGATCGCCGCGTGTGTGGCCGGTTCGTCCGTCGCGGTGGCGCAGGCGCACCCGCGACGGCAGTTCGACATCCAGGCCCACCGCGGCGGGATCGGCCTGACGGTGGAAAGCACGCTGGCGTCGTTCGGCAAGGCGATGGAACTCGGCGTGACCACGCTCGAACTCGACCTGCAGATCACCAGGGACGGGCGCGAGGTGATCACGCACGACCGCAAGCTCAACCCGGCCAAGTGCCGCGACACCGCGCCCGTGACCCCGGGCGACCCGCAGTTCCCGTACGCGGGCAAGTACGTCAAGGACCTCACCTTCGCCCAGGCGCGCACGCTCGACTGCGGTTCGTTGCGGCAGCCCGATTTCCCCGGCCAGGAGCTCTCCCCCGGCGCGAAGATGCCGACGCTCGCGGAGCTGTTCTCGCTCGCGCGGGCGCACCGCGCGTGGGGAATCCGCTTCAACATCGAGACCAAGGTGGAGGCCGCCGCGCCGCAGGAAACCGCGCCGCGTGAGCAGTTCGTGCGCCGGGCCGCGGCGGAGATCGCGAAGTCCGGGTTCGCGCGGAACGTGACGATCCAGAGCTTCGACTGGGGCTCGCTCATGCTGATGCGGAAGGTCGCGCCGTACCTGCCGACGGTCGCGCTCACCGAACCGAGCTTCCTGCAGGTGGGACAGCCCGATAAGTCGCCGTGGCTCGGCGGGCTCGACATCGACGACTTCGGCGGCAGCCCGGTGCGAGCGGCGAAATCCTTCGGTGCCAGCGCGGTTTCGCCGGTGCACGGCAACCCGCAGGGCGGGCACGCCGGGGACCCGGACTACGTCCCGTTCACCACGAAGGCACTGGTCACCGAGGCGCACCGGGCCGGGATGAAGGTGATCCCGTGGACCGTCGACGATCCGGCCACGATGAACAAGCTCATCGACGACGGCGTGGACGGCCTGATCACCGACTACCCTGACCGGCTCCGCGCGGTCGCGGCCTCGCGTGGTTTCGCGCTGCCGCGGGCGTATCCGGACTGCCGCTAG
- the mctP gene encoding monocarboxylate uptake permease MctP: MNDIKWPELVIFTVLFLAVTVLGFVASKWKAGSTLDHLDEWGLGGRKFGSWITWFLLGGDLYTAYTFVAVPALVFGAGALGMYALPYTIVVYPIVLLPALRMWSVSRSRGYVTPADFVRGRFGSPTLALLIAVTGIVATMPYIALQLVGLESVLRTMGLNGSGIVGHLPLLIAFIILAVYTYQSGLRAPALIAFVKDILIYLVILVAVIYLPTKLGGWAHVFDTAQAKFDATPSKTDGLLLTTNNQLQYATLALGSALALFLYPHSLTSVLASRGRSVIKRNMVALPAYSLVLGLLALLGYLAITAAVKPITNQATGQPDSNTVVPQLFGSQFPSWFAGIAFAAIGIGALVPAAIMSIAAANLWTRNIYKEYLKKDATPGQEAKQAKLASLIVKFGAVACILFIDPQFSIDLQLIGGVLILQTLPAVAISLYTRWLHRWGLIAGWIVGMGWGLIMLYGIPNPANGKKHFGGSALPLNDLSLFGWHPFAGSPVQIYPGFVALIANLVVAVVVTVIARRMKISNGTDSTDPADYHADEHDEDLRPVAAH; the protein is encoded by the coding sequence GTGAACGACATCAAGTGGCCGGAACTGGTCATCTTCACGGTCCTGTTCCTCGCGGTGACCGTGCTCGGGTTCGTCGCCTCCAAGTGGAAGGCGGGCAGCACGCTCGACCACCTCGACGAATGGGGCCTCGGCGGCCGCAAGTTCGGTTCGTGGATCACCTGGTTCCTGCTCGGCGGCGACCTCTACACCGCCTACACCTTCGTCGCGGTGCCCGCGCTCGTGTTCGGCGCGGGCGCGCTCGGTATGTACGCGCTGCCCTACACGATCGTCGTCTACCCGATCGTGCTGCTGCCCGCGCTGCGCATGTGGTCGGTGTCGAGGTCGCGCGGGTACGTCACGCCGGCCGACTTCGTCCGCGGCCGGTTCGGCTCGCCGACGCTCGCACTGCTCATCGCGGTCACCGGCATCGTCGCCACCATGCCCTACATCGCGCTGCAGCTCGTCGGCCTCGAATCGGTGCTGCGCACGATGGGGCTCAACGGGTCCGGCATCGTCGGGCACCTGCCGCTGCTGATCGCGTTCATCATTCTGGCCGTCTACACCTACCAGTCCGGCCTGCGCGCGCCGGCGCTCATCGCGTTCGTCAAGGACATCCTGATCTACCTCGTGATCCTGGTGGCCGTGATCTACCTGCCGACGAAGCTCGGCGGCTGGGCGCACGTGTTCGACACCGCGCAGGCGAAGTTCGACGCCACACCGTCCAAAACGGACGGTCTGCTGCTGACCACGAACAACCAGCTCCAGTACGCGACGCTCGCACTGGGGTCCGCGCTCGCGCTGTTCCTCTACCCGCACTCGCTGACGAGCGTGCTCGCGTCGCGCGGGCGCAGCGTGATCAAGCGGAACATGGTCGCGCTGCCCGCGTACTCGCTGGTGCTGGGCCTGCTCGCGCTGCTCGGCTACCTGGCGATCACCGCGGCGGTCAAGCCGATCACCAACCAGGCCACCGGGCAGCCCGACTCCAACACCGTGGTGCCGCAGCTGTTCGGCAGCCAGTTCCCGTCGTGGTTCGCCGGGATCGCCTTCGCCGCGATCGGCATCGGTGCGCTGGTGCCCGCCGCGATCATGTCCATCGCCGCGGCGAACCTGTGGACCCGCAACATCTACAAGGAATACCTCAAGAAGGACGCCACCCCGGGCCAGGAGGCGAAGCAGGCGAAACTGGCTTCGCTGATCGTGAAGTTCGGCGCGGTCGCCTGCATCCTCTTCATCGACCCGCAGTTCTCGATCGACCTCCAGCTCATCGGCGGCGTGCTGATCCTGCAGACGCTGCCCGCCGTGGCGATCTCGCTGTACACGCGCTGGCTGCACCGGTGGGGCCTGATCGCGGGCTGGATCGTCGGCATGGGCTGGGGCCTGATCATGCTGTACGGCATCCCGAACCCGGCCAACGGCAAGAAGCACTTCGGCGGATCGGCGTTGCCGCTGAACGACCTGTCGCTCTTCGGCTGGCATCCGTTCGCCGGGTCGCCGGTGCAGATCTACCCCGGTTTCGTCGCGCTCATCGCGAACCTGGTGGTCGCCGTGGTCGTCACGGTGATCGCGCGCCGGATGAAGATCAGCAACGGCACCGATTCCACCGACCCCGCCGACTACCACGCCGACGAGCACGACGAGGACCTCCGGCCCGTCGCGGCGCACTGA
- a CDS encoding DUF6297 family protein has product MTTRSPVRLPGKRRFGGVFSGGTETLVAYLAIGLLASAYFKLDWWHKVLIGQSNVDSRTLLGFAFACCALRWKSLLRRTFVWAEPAALTWLDFTFADRSVLIARRLWRLWLTDLLALAYVIGLVAAVYEPPSAVLLACAAVLVASGLFALGLARRASANAVLEAAWPIVLALAGLVCTAVPAPVTWWFALAGAFAAGAVWSWWGSGPLRRPAVANAGRTRLVDKWNERLVRTVAVTFLDPLMMLPSAAQTGGRALGNPALLRLATHGVRARSRFAVTALLTAVIVPVALVALPRWPDVPLVVLAGYGALVPFGAGLGEIWANPGRRRWIGSGDGEIRAWHAAVLVGILAIWTAVLIASGLAVGVHFTAACWLALPVIAASVVRTVTRPPIDYGAVGATDTPMGQLPVGLVKQFLRGPDVLVVATVVLTAAPLDWVSVLVVAACAALCFRR; this is encoded by the coding sequence GTGACGACCCGGTCCCCCGTCCGGCTGCCGGGAAAACGGCGGTTCGGCGGGGTGTTTTCCGGCGGCACCGAAACACTCGTCGCCTACTTGGCCATCGGCCTGCTGGCGAGCGCCTACTTCAAGCTCGACTGGTGGCACAAGGTCCTCATCGGACAGTCGAATGTGGACAGTCGCACGCTGCTGGGGTTCGCGTTCGCCTGCTGCGCGCTGCGGTGGAAGTCCTTGCTGCGCCGCACTTTCGTCTGGGCCGAGCCCGCGGCGCTGACCTGGCTCGACTTCACCTTCGCCGACCGGAGCGTGCTGATCGCGCGCCGCCTGTGGCGGCTGTGGTTGACGGACCTGCTGGCACTGGCCTACGTCATCGGTCTCGTCGCGGCCGTTTACGAGCCGCCAAGCGCGGTGTTGCTGGCCTGCGCGGCGGTACTCGTCGCGAGCGGGCTGTTCGCGCTCGGGCTCGCCAGGCGCGCGTCGGCGAACGCGGTGCTCGAAGCGGCGTGGCCGATCGTGCTGGCGCTGGCCGGGCTGGTGTGCACGGCGGTGCCCGCCCCGGTCACCTGGTGGTTTGCGCTTGCCGGGGCCTTCGCGGCGGGCGCGGTGTGGAGCTGGTGGGGTTCCGGTCCGCTGCGGCGCCCCGCGGTCGCGAACGCGGGCCGCACCCGGCTCGTCGACAAGTGGAACGAGCGACTCGTCCGCACGGTGGCGGTCACGTTCCTCGACCCGCTGATGATGCTGCCGTCGGCGGCCCAGACCGGTGGCCGCGCGCTGGGAAATCCCGCGCTGCTGCGGCTCGCGACGCACGGCGTGCGCGCCAGATCCCGGTTCGCCGTGACCGCACTGCTGACCGCGGTCATCGTGCCGGTGGCGCTGGTCGCGCTGCCCCGCTGGCCGGACGTGCCGCTGGTAGTGCTCGCCGGATACGGCGCGCTGGTCCCGTTCGGCGCCGGGCTCGGCGAAATCTGGGCCAACCCGGGGCGCCGCCGGTGGATCGGCTCGGGTGACGGCGAGATCAGGGCGTGGCACGCGGCCGTGCTCGTCGGCATTCTCGCGATCTGGACCGCGGTGCTCATCGCGTCCGGGCTGGCCGTGGGCGTGCACTTCACCGCGGCCTGCTGGCTGGCGCTGCCCGTGATCGCGGCTTCGGTGGTGCGGACCGTCACCAGGCCGCCGATCGACTACGGCGCGGTCGGGGCCACCGACACCCCGATGGGGCAGCTGCCGGTCGGGCTCGTCAAGCAGTTCCTCCGCGGCCCCGACGTGCTGGTCGTCGCCACCGTGGTGCTGACGGCCGCCCCGCTCGACTGGGTCTCGGTGCTGGTCGTGGCCGCGTGCGCCGCGCTGTGCTTCCGGCGCTGA
- a CDS encoding peroxidase-related enzyme (This protein belongs to a clade of uncharacterized proteins related to peroxidases such as the alkylhydroperoxidase AhpD.), which translates to MGNVSRFGTVEPDDLPDDLRERIGAIAEKSGFVPNIFRALGHRPAELRAFLDYHDALMERDGGLSKAERELVVVATSGANHCTYCVVAHGAILRVRAKDPQLADRVASNPYQVELDERGRAIVDLALSLAHDSAAFGDEDIEVAREAGLSEDEIWDVGAITALFAMSNRLAHLTALRPNDEFYLMGRVPRS; encoded by the coding sequence ATGGGCAACGTGAGCAGGTTCGGCACCGTCGAGCCGGACGACCTTCCCGACGACCTCCGCGAGCGGATCGGCGCGATCGCCGAGAAGTCCGGGTTCGTGCCGAACATCTTCCGCGCGCTCGGGCACCGGCCCGCCGAGCTGCGCGCGTTCCTCGACTACCACGACGCGCTGATGGAACGCGACGGCGGATTGTCGAAGGCCGAACGGGAACTGGTCGTGGTCGCGACCTCCGGGGCGAACCACTGCACCTACTGCGTGGTGGCGCACGGCGCGATCCTGCGGGTGCGGGCGAAGGACCCGCAGCTGGCCGACCGGGTCGCGAGCAATCCGTACCAGGTCGAACTCGACGAGCGGGGCCGCGCGATCGTCGACCTCGCGCTGTCGCTGGCGCACGATTCGGCCGCGTTCGGCGACGAGGACATCGAAGTCGCCCGTGAAGCCGGGCTCTCCGAGGACGAGATCTGGGACGTCGGCGCGATCACCGCGCTGTTCGCGATGTCGAACCGCCTGGCCCACCTCACCGCGTTGCGGCCCAACGACGAGTTCTACCTGATGGGGCGCGTCCCGCGGAGCTGA
- a CDS encoding helix-turn-helix domain-containing protein, producing the protein MVRVPLTEAEHARGERLGAVLRGARGARSMAEVATEAGISVETLRKIETGRIPTPAFFTVVALADAVGLSVDALRMAVEQGLARAV; encoded by the coding sequence ATGGTGCGCGTCCCGTTGACCGAGGCCGAGCACGCGCGGGGCGAACGGCTCGGCGCGGTGCTGCGCGGTGCCCGTGGCGCGCGCAGCATGGCCGAGGTGGCCACCGAAGCGGGGATCTCGGTGGAAACCCTGCGCAAGATCGAAACCGGCCGGATCCCCACCCCGGCGTTCTTCACCGTGGTCGCGCTCGCCGACGCCGTCGGCCTTTCCGTCGACGCGCTCCGCATGGCCGTCGAGCAGGGGCTGGCCCGCGCGGTCTGA
- a CDS encoding DUF3311 domain-containing protein, with amino-acid sequence MAAGKADGKVTGLRFSPWNLLLIIPLVVIVTPLFNLDHPRLFGMPFFYWFQFACVLLGVLCTGIVYAATRDKRATRAKLDALDVDDLDEGNVK; translated from the coding sequence ATGGCAGCTGGCAAAGCGGACGGGAAGGTCACCGGGCTGCGGTTCAGCCCGTGGAACCTCCTGCTGATCATCCCGTTGGTCGTGATCGTCACGCCGCTGTTCAACCTCGACCACCCGCGGCTGTTCGGGATGCCGTTCTTCTACTGGTTCCAGTTCGCGTGCGTGCTGCTCGGCGTGCTCTGCACCGGCATCGTCTACGCGGCCACCAGGGACAAGCGGGCCACCCGCGCCAAGCTCGACGCTCTCGACGTCGACGACCTCGACGAAGGAAACGTCAAGTGA
- a CDS encoding MFS transporter: MSKPGFARVVGAGVVGTTVEFFDFFLYASAATAIFPAVFFPGSDGLLGVLAALVTYAVGFVARPIGGVVFGHFGDRLGRKKLLVISLVMMGLASALIGVLPGYAQIGVTAPILLTVLRLVQGFALGGEFGGAVVLVAEHGPADRRGFWTAWPQTGGPLGNLLANGALTLVAALTTDAQYGSWGWRLPFLASLLIVAIGLWVRLRVEESPLFREVSQPERAPLREVFVRHPRPLFSAFAARLGENAAFYVFTVFLLVYAQHAHVPKGVATAAVTVGSVAQVLGMLGGGALSDRFGRRPVSVTAAVLAAGWSPLFFGMVDRGGTSVFVAVAVGLLLHGMLTGAQSAFYAELFTTELRYSGVSIGYQAATMFSGAAAPLLGTAFLRATGSSTPVVVMLLVCLALTVTGMFAVPETRRSTLAD; the protein is encoded by the coding sequence ATGAGCAAACCGGGTTTCGCGCGCGTCGTCGGCGCGGGCGTGGTGGGGACGACGGTCGAGTTCTTCGACTTCTTCCTCTATGCCAGCGCCGCGACCGCGATCTTCCCCGCGGTGTTCTTCCCCGGCTCCGACGGCTTGCTCGGGGTGCTCGCCGCGCTGGTGACCTACGCCGTCGGGTTCGTCGCGCGCCCCATCGGCGGCGTGGTCTTCGGGCACTTCGGCGACCGGCTCGGCCGCAAGAAGCTGCTGGTGATCAGCCTGGTGATGATGGGGCTGGCGTCGGCGCTGATCGGCGTGCTGCCCGGGTACGCGCAGATCGGCGTCACCGCGCCGATCCTGCTGACCGTGCTGCGGCTGGTGCAGGGTTTCGCGCTCGGCGGCGAGTTCGGCGGCGCGGTGGTGCTCGTGGCCGAACACGGTCCCGCCGACCGGCGCGGGTTCTGGACCGCGTGGCCGCAGACCGGCGGCCCGCTCGGCAACCTGCTCGCCAACGGCGCGCTGACGCTGGTCGCCGCGCTCACCACCGACGCGCAGTACGGCTCGTGGGGCTGGCGCCTGCCGTTCCTGGCGTCGCTGCTGATCGTCGCGATCGGGCTCTGGGTGCGCCTGCGCGTCGAAGAATCACCGCTGTTCCGCGAGGTTTCCCAGCCCGAGCGCGCGCCGCTGCGCGAGGTGTTCGTGCGGCATCCGCGCCCGCTGTTCAGCGCTTTCGCCGCGCGGCTCGGGGAAAACGCCGCGTTCTACGTGTTCACGGTGTTCCTGCTCGTCTACGCCCAGCACGCGCACGTGCCGAAGGGCGTCGCGACGGCCGCGGTCACCGTCGGCTCGGTCGCGCAGGTGCTCGGCATGCTCGGCGGCGGCGCGCTGTCCGACCGCTTCGGCAGGCGCCCGGTTTCGGTCACCGCCGCGGTGCTGGCCGCGGGCTGGTCGCCGCTGTTCTTCGGCATGGTCGACCGCGGCGGCACCTCCGTGTTCGTCGCGGTGGCCGTCGGGCTTCTGCTGCACGGCATGCTCACCGGCGCGCAGTCCGCCTTCTACGCGGAGCTGTTCACCACCGAACTCCGGTACTCGGGCGTTTCGATCGGCTACCAGGCGGCGACCATGTTCTCCGGAGCCGCGGCCCCGCTGCTCGGCACCGCGTTCCTGCGCGCGACCGGCTCGTCGACCCCGGTGGTCGTGATGCTGCTGGTGTGCCTGGCGCTGACCGTGACCGGGATGTTCGCCGTCCCGGAAACCCGCCGCTCGACCCTCGCGGACTAG
- a CDS encoding bifunctional helix-turn-helix transcriptional regulator/GNAT family N-acetyltransferase has translation MNLLRWSTVPTDSQLADRVATVRAFNRLYTSVIGALHEGPADAEYSLSEARVIFELAQRDTTLVPDLRRGLGLDPGYASRLLGKLEDRGLVVRERCGKDGRRHVARLTEPGRHAFEDLNARSTEQIGELLERFDEDTQRRLLSAMGTISTLVHDRAAAPALVLRPPRAGDLGWVVHRHGAVYASEHGLSDEFEALVARVVADYVDHRDPAREAAWIAELDGERAGCIFCTRGADERTAKLRLLLVEPTARGFGVGKRLVSECVEFARSAGYAAMELWTIDVLATARALYQRAGFELVASEEITSFGRELVGQTWRLEL, from the coding sequence ATGAATTTGTTGAGGTGGTCAACGGTGCCGACAGACAGCCAGCTCGCCGACCGGGTGGCCACGGTCCGCGCCTTCAACCGGCTGTACACCAGCGTGATCGGGGCGCTCCACGAAGGCCCCGCCGACGCCGAGTACTCGCTCAGCGAGGCCCGCGTGATCTTCGAGCTGGCCCAGCGCGACACGACGCTGGTCCCCGACCTCCGGCGCGGGCTCGGGCTCGACCCCGGCTACGCGAGCAGGCTCCTCGGCAAGCTCGAAGACCGCGGCCTCGTCGTCCGCGAACGCTGCGGCAAGGACGGCAGGCGGCACGTCGCACGCCTCACCGAACCGGGCAGGCACGCGTTCGAGGACCTGAACGCCCGGTCGACCGAGCAGATCGGCGAGCTGCTCGAACGGTTCGACGAGGACACCCAGCGCAGGCTCCTCTCCGCGATGGGCACCATCTCCACGCTCGTCCACGACCGCGCGGCCGCGCCCGCGCTCGTGCTACGCCCGCCGCGTGCCGGCGACCTCGGCTGGGTCGTCCACCGGCACGGCGCGGTGTACGCCAGCGAACACGGCCTGTCCGACGAATTCGAGGCACTCGTCGCCCGCGTCGTCGCCGACTACGTGGACCACCGGGACCCCGCGCGCGAGGCCGCCTGGATCGCCGAACTCGACGGCGAACGCGCCGGCTGCATTTTCTGCACGCGCGGTGCCGACGAGCGGACCGCGAAGCTGCGGCTGCTGCTCGTCGAACCGACGGCGCGCGGGTTCGGCGTCGGTAAGCGCCTGGTGAGCGAGTGCGTCGAATTCGCGCGCTCGGCCGGGTACGCCGCGATGGAGCTGTGGACGATCGACGTGCTGGCCACCGCACGCGCGCTCTACCAGCGCGCCGGGTTCGAGCTCGTCGCCTCTGAGGAGATCACGTCGTTCGGCCGCGAACTGGTCGGCCAAACCTGGCGGCTGGAGTTGTAA